One window of the Chryseobacterium camelliae genome contains the following:
- a CDS encoding import component protein translates to MSNKTVAILSYVTIIGWIIAYVKSKDLNPKSDLAVYHLKQGLGLFIVSFIVNILMSVVVAIVPSLGFINFIGIIFLILLIIGIINAANEEKKPLPVIGHMFENAFGFIDK, encoded by the coding sequence ATGAGCAATAAAACTGTAGCAATCTTATCTTATGTAACCATCATAGGGTGGATCATAGCGTATGTAAAAAGCAAGGACCTGAATCCTAAAAGTGACCTGGCGGTGTATCACCTGAAGCAGGGGCTGGGCCTTTTCATTGTATCTTTTATCGTCAATATTCTTATGTCAGTAGTGGTGGCTATCGTTCCGTCGCTGGGTTTCATCAATTTCATCGGGATCATTTTTTTAATTCTGCTGATTATCGGCATTATCAATGCAGCCAATGAAGAGAAAAAGCCGCTCCCGGTCATCGGGCATATGTTTGAAAATGCTTTCGGATTCATAGACAAATAA
- a CDS encoding AraC family transcriptional regulator yields the protein MMQENSNLYTSSRIEAPEEFSDVFSHFYQAQNTSSESISKMLLPSFQTILIFSFGLQPTMIHTLTDTRIDIERCLVLGPVKKAFRYSLPPGSNILVANFKNDAFFRFFGQAVIAEHFSVHPDHLLGENCFTDLWTELSTLKDTHERIHYILEYCRPYMRPRNTVAEALSDFSHESLNPVKAVASLQNQTERTVQLSHKKFLGYTAKEANRYRRFLKAVMHIQDVLEASGKVEWFDIISECSYYDQSQLIHDFNHYLHISPTRYLKFQEDICISENR from the coding sequence ATGATGCAGGAAAACAGTAATCTCTATACAAGCAGCAGAATAGAAGCCCCGGAAGAATTCAGTGATGTTTTTTCGCACTTTTACCAGGCACAAAATACTTCTTCTGAAAGTATCTCAAAGATGCTGCTGCCGTCATTCCAGACCATTCTGATTTTCAGTTTCGGATTACAGCCAACGATGATTCATACCTTAACTGATACCCGGATAGATATTGAACGTTGCCTGGTTTTAGGCCCGGTTAAAAAGGCATTCCGGTATTCCCTTCCTCCAGGTTCGAATATTCTTGTTGCCAATTTTAAGAATGATGCTTTCTTCCGTTTCTTCGGACAGGCTGTTATTGCGGAACATTTTTCTGTCCATCCGGACCATCTGCTGGGAGAAAACTGCTTTACCGATTTATGGACCGAACTCAGCACCCTGAAAGATACTCACGAAAGAATCCATTATATCCTTGAATACTGCAGACCATATATGAGACCCAGAAATACCGTTGCAGAAGCGCTGTCTGATTTTAGTCATGAAAGCCTTAATCCGGTTAAAGCGGTGGCATCCTTACAAAACCAGACGGAAAGAACGGTACAGCTCAGCCATAAAAAATTCCTGGGCTACACTGCTAAAGAAGCCAACCGTTACCGCAGATTCCTGAAAGCGGTTATGCACATTCAGGATGTATTGGAAGCCTCGGGCAAAGTTGAATGGTTTGATATTATTTCCGAATGCAGCTATTATGATCAGAGCCAGCTTATCCATGATTTTAACCACTACCTCCACATCAGCCCTACCAGGTACCTGAAGTTTCAGGAGGACATCTGTATCTCCGAAAACCGGTGA
- a CDS encoding NAD(P)H-dependent oxidoreductase, translating into MRHLIIYSHPNDESLNHHFLNTVTEILQTQNHEIRIRDLYHLDFNPVLSRQDLKDQRSGQLSENIKEEQEHILWADHITFIYPIWWTGMPAIMKGFIDRVFSYGFAYRYDQGIQKGLLKGKRATIINTHGKSKAEYESMGMDRALSLTSDKGIYTYCGLEINRHLFFDRADKATEEMIKEWNRNIEEAYLN; encoded by the coding sequence ATGAGACACTTAATTATTTACAGTCATCCGAATGACGAAAGTTTAAACCACCACTTTCTTAACACCGTTACAGAAATCCTGCAAACACAAAACCATGAGATTAGGATCAGGGATTTATACCATCTTGATTTCAATCCTGTCCTGTCCCGGCAAGACCTTAAGGATCAGCGGTCCGGCCAGTTGTCGGAGAATATAAAAGAAGAACAGGAGCATATTTTATGGGCAGACCATATAACCTTCATCTATCCGATCTGGTGGACCGGAATGCCTGCGATAATGAAAGGGTTCATCGACCGTGTTTTCAGCTATGGTTTTGCCTACCGTTATGATCAGGGCATCCAGAAAGGCCTTTTAAAAGGGAAAAGGGCAACCATCATCAATACACATGGAAAATCCAAGGCAGAATATGAAAGCATGGGAATGGACCGGGCGCTAAGCCTGACCTCTGACAAAGGTATTTATACGTATTGCGGCCTGGAAATTAACCGGCATCTGTTTTTTGACAGAGCGGATAAGGCCACGGAAGAAATGATTAAGGAATGGAATCGAAATATTGAGGAGGCTTATTTGAATTGA
- the gcvP gene encoding aminomethyl-transferring glycine dehydrogenase — protein sequence MNTEQFVSRHISMNEADKQAMLEKVGVSSIEELISQTIPSSIRLEKDLNISEPLSEYEMLNHSKELASKNTDYTSYIGFGYHNTILPAAIQRNIFENPSWYTAYTPYQAEIAQGRLEALLNFQTVICDLTGFALANASLLDESTAAAEAMHMFFNNRTKDQKKAGANKFFVSDLVLPQTVSVLKTKAEGLEIEIVEGDHKTHTFDGSYYGVLLQYPGKNGIVLDYTEDIAAYKQSDLQVVVACDPMALVKLKSPASMGADCAVGTTQRFGIPLGYGGPHAAFFSCKEEYKRDIPGRIIGVSQDMYGRRALRMALQTREQHIKRERATSNICTAQVLLAVMAGMYAVYHGPKGLNYIADQIHFKANALKGGLKALGYEIVEEPIFDTVKITISEDDKKRLMRMMLDHKLNLNYFTEGVVSIAINESTTLDKLNYLMASFAQFKDKQTFKLEIKEGYSIPEENLRKDEILTEEVFNRYHTETELMRYIKRLERKDLSLTHSMISLGSCTMKLNAATEMLPLSWDNWGAIHPFVPVDQAGGYQEMIRELEKDLAEITGFAGTSLQPNSGAQGEYAGLMVIREYHISRGEGHRNVVLIPQSAHGTNPASAAMAGMKIVVVKNLENGEIDFEDLKAKTEQHSENLSCVMITYPSTYGFFDANIKEITSLIHKHGGQVYMDGANMNAQVGYTSPGNIGADVCHLNLHKTFAIPHGGGGPGVGPICVAKHLVPFLPSNANIKVGSKDSIEGISAAPYGSGLILNISYAYIKMLGTSGLKKATEHAILNANYLKEILAEHFPILYSNENGKVAHECIVDFRQFKSLGIEVADVAKRLMDYGFHAPTVSFPVAGTLMIEPTESESKTEIDRFAEALIAIKHEIDEIANGEADKDNNVLKNAPHTEQIVISDSWDKPYSREKAAYPLEWVRDHKFFASVSRVDEAYGDRNLVCTCEPIEAYM from the coding sequence ATGAATACAGAACAGTTTGTGAGCCGTCACATTTCCATGAATGAAGCCGATAAGCAGGCTATGCTGGAAAAAGTGGGCGTTTCAAGCATCGAAGAGTTAATTTCTCAGACTATTCCTTCTTCCATCCGTTTAGAGAAAGACCTGAATATTTCCGAGCCGCTTTCAGAATATGAAATGCTGAACCACTCGAAAGAACTGGCGTCTAAAAACACGGATTACACAAGCTACATCGGTTTCGGGTACCACAACACCATCCTGCCGGCAGCTATCCAGAGGAATATTTTTGAAAATCCGAGCTGGTATACTGCTTATACGCCGTATCAGGCAGAGATCGCACAGGGAAGGCTGGAAGCACTTCTGAACTTCCAGACTGTAATATGTGACCTTACCGGTTTTGCCCTGGCCAATGCTTCATTGCTGGATGAATCTACGGCCGCTGCGGAAGCGATGCACATGTTCTTCAACAACAGGACCAAAGACCAGAAAAAAGCAGGAGCCAACAAGTTCTTTGTTTCAGACCTGGTATTGCCTCAGACCGTTTCCGTCCTTAAGACAAAAGCAGAAGGACTGGAAATTGAAATCGTTGAAGGAGACCACAAAACGCACACATTCGACGGATCTTACTATGGTGTTCTGTTACAATATCCGGGGAAAAACGGAATTGTACTGGATTATACGGAAGATATTGCAGCATATAAACAATCAGACCTTCAGGTAGTTGTTGCCTGTGATCCGATGGCGCTGGTAAAACTGAAGTCACCGGCTTCCATGGGGGCAGACTGCGCCGTGGGAACAACGCAGAGATTTGGGATTCCGTTAGGTTACGGAGGTCCTCACGCTGCATTCTTCTCCTGTAAGGAAGAATATAAGAGAGATATTCCGGGAAGGATCATCGGGGTTTCCCAGGATATGTACGGAAGACGTGCTCTGAGAATGGCACTTCAGACAAGGGAACAGCACATCAAGAGAGAAAGAGCGACTTCAAACATCTGTACCGCTCAGGTTCTCTTAGCCGTAATGGCCGGGATGTATGCCGTTTACCACGGTCCGAAGGGGTTAAATTATATCGCAGACCAGATCCACTTTAAGGCCAATGCCCTCAAAGGCGGCCTGAAAGCCTTAGGATACGAAATTGTTGAAGAGCCGATCTTCGATACGGTGAAGATCACCATCAGTGAAGATGACAAGAAAAGGCTGATGAGAATGATGCTGGACCACAAGCTGAACCTGAACTATTTCACGGAAGGCGTAGTAAGCATCGCGATCAACGAAAGTACGACTTTGGATAAGCTGAATTATCTGATGGCTTCTTTTGCCCAGTTCAAAGACAAGCAGACGTTTAAATTAGAAATCAAAGAAGGATACAGCATCCCGGAGGAGAATTTGAGGAAAGACGAAATCCTTACCGAAGAAGTATTCAACAGATACCATACAGAAACAGAGCTGATGCGTTACATCAAGCGTCTGGAAAGAAAAGATTTATCATTGACCCATTCCATGATCTCTTTAGGGTCATGTACCATGAAGCTGAATGCAGCAACGGAAATGCTTCCGCTTTCATGGGATAACTGGGGTGCAATCCATCCTTTCGTGCCGGTTGACCAGGCCGGAGGATACCAGGAAATGATCCGTGAGCTGGAAAAAGACCTTGCGGAAATCACCGGTTTTGCAGGAACTTCCCTTCAGCCGAATTCCGGAGCACAGGGTGAATATGCCGGATTAATGGTGATCAGGGAATACCATATTTCAAGAGGTGAAGGACATAGGAATGTTGTATTGATTCCTCAATCTGCACACGGTACCAATCCTGCTTCCGCAGCGATGGCCGGAATGAAGATCGTAGTTGTGAAAAACCTGGAGAACGGGGAGATCGATTTCGAAGACTTAAAAGCCAAAACAGAACAGCACTCCGAAAACCTTTCGTGTGTGATGATCACATATCCGTCTACGTACGGATTCTTCGATGCTAATATTAAAGAAATTACTTCCCTGATCCACAAGCATGGCGGACAGGTATACATGGACGGCGCCAATATGAACGCTCAGGTAGGTTACACCAGCCCGGGGAACATCGGAGCAGACGTTTGCCACCTGAACCTGCACAAGACTTTCGCAATTCCTCACGGAGGAGGAGGCCCTGGTGTAGGACCGATCTGTGTGGCTAAGCACCTGGTTCCGTTCCTGCCTTCCAATGCCAATATTAAAGTAGGATCTAAAGATTCCATTGAAGGAATTTCTGCAGCCCCTTACGGTTCCGGATTGATTTTAAATATTTCCTATGCCTACATCAAAATGCTGGGAACTTCCGGACTCAAAAAAGCAACAGAGCATGCCATCCTGAATGCGAACTACCTGAAAGAAATCTTAGCCGAGCATTTCCCGATCCTGTATTCCAACGAAAACGGAAAAGTGGCTCACGAGTGTATCGTAGATTTCAGACAGTTCAAGTCATTGGGTATTGAAGTGGCTGATGTAGCGAAGAGATTAATGGATTACGGATTCCACGCACCAACAGTCTCTTTCCCGGTAGCCGGAACCCTGATGATTGAGCCTACGGAATCTGAAAGCAAAACTGAAATCGATCGTTTCGCAGAAGCATTGATCGCGATCAAGCATGAGATTGATGAAATTGCCAACGGAGAAGCCGATAAGGATAACAATGTCCTGAAAAATGCTCCTCACACAGAGCAGATCGTAATTTCCGATTCCTGGGATAAACCGTACAGCAGGGAAAAAGCAGCCTACCCGCTGGAGTGGGTGAGAGACCACAAATTCTTTGCTTCCGTTTCCAGAGTAGACGAAGCCTACGGAGACCGAAACCTGGTTTGTACCTGTGAACCGATTGAAGCCTATATGTAA
- a CDS encoding J domain-containing protein — translation MKDYYYFLGVSQDASEEDIKKAYRKLSLKYHPDKNENDEFFAGRFREIQEAYELLSDKAKRRTYDENLDSQQKSFRYHVPPSIKTFTSNKIHAKKGEEIIISWQTQNADVVKVLPFGLEKPYGERIFKITEFKDGKFQLLLHATNSLLHKTVVQGITITEVFESGGEKFRDQAEELFKSQPRTVANPHGQPKIMKIMIAVLLLILAVYFLIKNV, via the coding sequence ATGAAAGATTACTACTATTTTCTCGGTGTTTCACAGGATGCTTCGGAAGAAGACATCAAAAAGGCCTATCGCAAGCTCTCCTTAAAGTACCATCCCGATAAGAATGAAAATGACGAATTCTTTGCCGGCCGGTTCCGGGAGATCCAGGAAGCGTACGAACTGCTCAGTGATAAAGCCAAACGCCGGACCTATGATGAGAACCTGGACAGCCAGCAGAAAAGTTTCAGGTATCATGTTCCGCCTTCCATAAAAACATTTACATCCAATAAAATCCATGCGAAAAAAGGGGAGGAAATCATCATCAGCTGGCAGACGCAGAATGCCGATGTGGTAAAAGTTTTACCGTTCGGCCTCGAAAAGCCGTATGGGGAAAGGATTTTTAAAATCACGGAATTTAAAGACGGTAAATTCCAGCTGCTGCTGCATGCAACCAATTCATTACTGCACAAAACCGTAGTACAGGGAATCACCATTACCGAAGTCTTTGAGAGCGGAGGTGAAAAGTTCAGGGATCAGGCAGAAGAACTGTTCAAATCACAGCCCAGAACTGTTGCCAATCCTCATGGGCAGCCTAAAATCATGAAGATCATGATCGCCGTACTGCTCCTGATACTGGCCGTTTACTTCCTGATCAAAAATGTGTAG
- a CDS encoding RNA polymerase sigma factor, translating to MPQKEKENIISQTVSKYGGKLMSYIRPKVKNTEDAEDILQEVWYQFSSLTNLSEIVNVGGWLYRVTANKITDKYRKKKTENLEDFVYEDEDGDFSIKDILLMDESAGPEIKMFQDEIWKKLFEALDELPEKQRLVYVENELNDKTLQQIADEQGENIKTIISRKNYAVKHLRSRLRKLYEDLNS from the coding sequence ATGCCACAGAAGGAAAAGGAAAATATCATTTCGCAGACCGTATCCAAATACGGGGGCAAGCTGATGTCATACATCCGTCCTAAAGTGAAAAATACCGAAGATGCGGAAGATATTCTGCAGGAAGTCTGGTACCAGTTCAGCAGTCTCACCAACCTCTCGGAAATTGTGAATGTAGGAGGATGGCTCTACAGGGTAACCGCCAATAAGATTACCGATAAGTACCGCAAAAAGAAAACGGAAAACCTGGAAGACTTTGTGTACGAAGATGAAGACGGTGATTTTTCCATTAAAGATATCCTGCTGATGGATGAAAGTGCCGGACCCGAAATAAAAATGTTCCAGGATGAGATCTGGAAGAAGCTTTTTGAAGCCCTGGACGAACTTCCGGAAAAACAAAGGCTGGTGTACGTTGAAAATGAACTGAATGATAAGACACTACAGCAGATTGCGGATGAGCAGGGAGAAAACATCAAAACCATCATCAGCAGGAAGAATTACGCTGTGAAGCATCTGAGGAGCCGGTTAAGAAAATTATACGAAGATTTAAACAGTTAG
- a CDS encoding ChaN family lipoprotein, whose amino-acid sequence MKKILTIILISGFCLIGAQDFKAYQFYNQKGKKINTDKLVRELADYDVVFFGENHNSSIIHWLQLKVTEAVYQRKNGQLVLGAEMFERDNQPQLDQYLAGRIDPKNLKDSVRLWTNYATDYKPLLDFAKTKKLPFIATNIPRKYASKTAKEGLESLDALTAKEKTYIAELPIKVTLDTPGYTEMKTMIGEHAEGTRVMNFISAQAVKDATMAESILRNLGPGKTFIHYNGNYHSKEFGGIYWYIMQKRPDLKMAVISVFESDSPELKIPEKEYIPTTFNLIIPSDMTKTY is encoded by the coding sequence ATGAAAAAAATATTAACCATCATATTGATTTCCGGGTTCTGCCTTATAGGCGCCCAGGACTTTAAAGCGTACCAGTTTTACAACCAGAAAGGCAAGAAAATCAATACGGATAAGCTCGTCAGGGAACTGGCGGATTATGATGTTGTCTTCTTCGGTGAAAACCACAACAGCTCAATCATCCACTGGCTGCAGCTGAAGGTTACCGAAGCTGTATATCAACGGAAGAACGGGCAGCTCGTCCTGGGAGCCGAAATGTTCGAACGGGATAACCAGCCTCAGCTGGATCAGTACCTGGCGGGAAGGATTGATCCTAAAAACCTGAAGGATTCGGTGCGACTGTGGACCAATTATGCTACCGATTACAAGCCTCTGCTGGATTTTGCCAAAACAAAGAAACTCCCGTTTATCGCAACCAATATTCCAAGGAAATATGCTTCTAAAACAGCTAAAGAAGGCCTTGAATCACTGGATGCCCTTACGGCAAAAGAGAAAACCTATATCGCAGAGCTGCCGATAAAAGTAACGTTGGATACTCCTGGATATACGGAAATGAAAACCATGATTGGGGAGCATGCGGAAGGTACCCGGGTGATGAACTTTATTTCCGCACAGGCCGTTAAGGATGCCACCATGGCAGAATCCATACTCAGGAACCTGGGGCCGGGAAAAACTTTCATCCATTATAACGGGAACTACCATTCCAAAGAATTCGGAGGCATTTACTGGTACATCATGCAGAAAAGGCCTGACCTGAAGATGGCGGTAATCTCCGTTTTCGAATCCGACTCTCCCGAACTTAAAATCCCTGAAAAAGAGTATATACCGACCACATTCAATCTCATCATTCCTTCCGATATGACCAAAACATATTAA
- a CDS encoding hemin-degrading factor has protein sequence MSTLVNDLKEKWEALKAENPHMRIRNAAAQLGVSEAELLATNIVEGVTVLKPEFQSILTDAEQLGKVMALTRNDECVHERKGVYQNPDFSSPHAQLFVGEDIDLRIFLNHWKLAFAVVEGDKKSLQFFGKDGLALHKIYLTKDSSEEAFDTLIERYKADEQILSFEYEAVAAKTTEKSDEEIDVEGFQKAWKELKDTHDFFMMTRKYGVSRTQALRLAPEGFARKIDNAKVVNVLEDASEKKLPIMIFVGNRGIIQIHTGLVKKTLWHQQWFNVMDPDFNLHLDVTKIAEAWIVKKPTEDGEVTAIEVFNKQGDFIVQFFGKRKPGIPELQEWKDLVADLEK, from the coding sequence ATGAGCACATTAGTGAACGATCTGAAAGAAAAATGGGAAGCGCTGAAAGCGGAAAATCCACATATGAGAATAAGAAATGCAGCAGCACAGCTGGGAGTAAGCGAAGCGGAACTGCTGGCTACCAATATCGTTGAAGGGGTAACGGTCCTGAAGCCGGAATTTCAGTCTATTTTAACAGATGCGGAACAGCTTGGAAAAGTAATGGCGCTCACCCGTAATGACGAATGTGTGCATGAGAGAAAAGGAGTCTATCAGAATCCTGATTTCAGCAGTCCGCATGCTCAGCTTTTCGTAGGGGAAGATATCGACCTGAGAATCTTCCTTAACCACTGGAAGCTGGCATTTGCCGTGGTGGAAGGAGATAAAAAAAGCCTGCAGTTCTTCGGGAAGGACGGACTGGCCCTTCATAAAATCTACCTTACCAAAGACAGCTCTGAAGAGGCATTCGATACCCTTATAGAACGATATAAGGCTGATGAACAGATCCTCAGTTTTGAATATGAAGCGGTAGCAGCAAAAACTACTGAAAAATCAGATGAAGAAATAGATGTGGAAGGATTCCAAAAAGCATGGAAAGAGCTGAAAGATACCCACGATTTCTTCATGATGACCAGAAAATACGGTGTAAGCAGGACCCAGGCATTAAGGCTGGCTCCGGAAGGATTTGCCAGGAAAATAGACAATGCAAAAGTGGTAAATGTTCTTGAAGACGCTTCTGAAAAGAAACTTCCGATCATGATCTTTGTCGGTAACAGAGGGATCATCCAGATCCATACCGGGCTGGTGAAGAAAACGCTGTGGCATCAGCAGTGGTTCAACGTGATGGACCCTGATTTCAACCTGCATCTGGATGTAACCAAAATTGCCGAAGCCTGGATCGTCAAAAAACCAACGGAAGACGGTGAGGTAACGGCTATTGAAGTGTTCAACAAGCAGGGAGACTTTATCGTCCAGTTTTTCGGAAAAAGAAAGCCGGGAATCCCTGAATTACAGGAATGGAAAGACCTGGTAGCAGATCTTGAGAAATAA
- a CDS encoding class I SAM-dependent methyltransferase: MEQEELKKLAQNLARPEGETGIEVGEMMHRTNMGMTMESIHALLIEDHEHILEIGHGNAAHVELILDKAKGIRYTGIDISATMHHEARSKNAKFGSQAQFILYDGNRLPFEDKTFDKICTVNTVYFWKQPAAFLKEIYRVLKKHGTFVLTYGQRHSMEQLPFTEYDFTLYSNDEMEELISGSPFKRMKISEKEEQVSSKTSQKTITRTYTVLTIKK; encoded by the coding sequence ATGGAACAGGAAGAACTAAAAAAACTGGCGCAGAACCTGGCCAGGCCCGAAGGGGAAACCGGCATTGAAGTCGGTGAAATGATGCACCGGACAAATATGGGGATGACCATGGAAAGCATCCATGCCCTTCTCATCGAAGATCACGAACACATCCTGGAAATCGGTCACGGAAATGCAGCACACGTAGAGCTTATCCTGGATAAAGCGAAGGGTATACGATATACAGGGATTGACATATCGGCAACCATGCATCACGAAGCCAGAAGCAAGAATGCAAAATTTGGCAGCCAGGCGCAGTTTATCCTCTATGATGGAAACCGTTTGCCGTTTGAAGACAAAACCTTTGATAAAATATGTACGGTCAACACCGTTTATTTCTGGAAACAGCCTGCTGCATTCCTGAAGGAGATCTACCGGGTCCTGAAAAAACACGGAACTTTTGTCCTCACTTATGGGCAAAGGCATTCCATGGAGCAGCTTCCGTTCACAGAATACGATTTCACCTTATACAGCAATGATGAAATGGAAGAGCTGATTTCCGGCAGTCCGTTCAAGAGGATGAAAATCTCTGAAAAGGAAGAACAGGTATCCAGTAAAACCAGCCAGAAAACCATAACAAGAACATACACAGTTTTAACCATAAAAAAATAA
- a CDS encoding heme ABC transporter ATP-binding protein: MITAHQINYRHKDFHILKNIDFSLEYGEFLAIVGPNGAGKSSLLSILANEVKSDNPDILFKNKPVHDWKISELSMHKAKFSQHNSNDIPLEVKDVVMMGRYPYFDAQPREEDYDASDRMMQETDVIHLKDREYNTLSGGEKQRVHLSRVMAQLQNPIAHKVIFLDEPLNNLDVKHQYKALEIIKNFTRKGNSAVVVLHDLNLAAQYADKVLLMKSGKAAAYGKPGEVFTAEHITDAYNFPCTICPHPIHHNPMIIFG; encoded by the coding sequence ATGATCACAGCCCATCAGATTAACTACAGGCATAAGGATTTTCACATCCTGAAAAATATCGATTTCTCTCTGGAGTATGGTGAATTTTTGGCTATTGTCGGACCCAACGGAGCAGGAAAGTCAAGTTTGCTCAGTATCCTGGCCAACGAGGTGAAATCTGACAATCCGGACATCCTGTTTAAAAATAAACCGGTCCACGATTGGAAAATTTCCGAACTGTCCATGCATAAAGCTAAATTTTCCCAGCACAACAGCAATGATATTCCATTGGAAGTAAAAGATGTGGTCATGATGGGACGGTATCCTTATTTTGATGCACAGCCGCGTGAAGAAGATTATGACGCTTCAGACAGGATGATGCAGGAAACCGATGTGATCCACCTGAAAGACCGGGAATACAATACCCTTTCCGGAGGTGAAAAACAGCGGGTGCACCTGTCCAGGGTGATGGCACAGCTTCAGAATCCCATTGCGCACAAGGTTATATTTTTGGATGAACCGCTGAATAACCTGGATGTAAAGCATCAATACAAGGCATTGGAAATCATAAAAAACTTTACCCGTAAAGGCAACAGTGCGGTGGTCGTGCTGCATGACCTTAACCTTGCTGCGCAGTATGCCGATAAAGTGTTGCTGATGAAATCCGGTAAGGCTGCTGCGTATGGGAAACCCGGAGAAGTGTTTACTGCAGAGCATATCACGGATGCCTACAATTTTCCATGCACCATATGCCCGCATCCCATACACCATAACCCTATGATTATTTTTGGCTGA
- a CDS encoding FecCD family ABC transporter permease yields MKTQNKLYLYLILSAVLLILIAVAALNTGVYDFGGNSAFSTLWQYIKGDPALSLSHKYVIWDVRAARIVMAILIGSMLAVSGTGLQGMFKNPLATGDLIGLTSGATLLAAIAIVLGGYFKHYLPETVQFSLVGIAAFTGAFLSMMLVYRISTSGGKTNVVMMLLTGVAITAIGFSVTGFLIYISKDEQLRDLTFWNLGSLAAATWMKNGILAVVLCISYTMILPQGKALNAMMLGEKDAQHLGVHVEKLKKQIIVVTALMIGTCVAFSGTIGFVGLIVPYILRLLFKSDYVFILPLSAVCGSILLLTADTFSRSIVAPSELPIGILTALMGGPIFIAILVKSKKSLS; encoded by the coding sequence TTGAAAACACAAAATAAACTTTACCTGTATCTCATTTTAAGTGCCGTACTGCTGATCCTGATCGCAGTAGCGGCACTTAATACCGGGGTGTATGATTTCGGAGGGAATTCTGCGTTCAGCACATTGTGGCAGTATATCAAGGGCGATCCTGCATTGTCTTTGAGCCATAAATATGTGATCTGGGATGTAAGAGCGGCCAGGATTGTTATGGCCATCCTTATCGGAAGCATGCTCGCCGTTTCAGGAACAGGCCTGCAGGGAATGTTCAAAAATCCTCTGGCTACCGGCGACCTGATCGGGCTCACTTCAGGAGCAACATTACTGGCTGCTATTGCCATTGTTTTAGGAGGGTATTTTAAACATTACCTTCCTGAAACAGTACAATTTTCACTGGTCGGTATTGCTGCTTTTACAGGGGCTTTTTTATCCATGATGCTGGTATACAGGATTTCTACCAGCGGTGGTAAAACCAATGTGGTGATGATGCTGCTCACCGGCGTTGCCATTACTGCCATCGGCTTTTCCGTGACCGGCTTCCTGATTTATATCTCCAAAGATGAGCAGCTAAGGGACCTCACTTTCTGGAACCTGGGCAGCCTTGCTGCCGCCACATGGATGAAGAACGGTATTCTGGCGGTGGTCCTGTGCATTTCCTATACCATGATCCTCCCGCAGGGAAAAGCTCTGAATGCGATGATGCTGGGTGAAAAAGATGCGCAGCACCTGGGAGTCCACGTAGAAAAACTTAAGAAACAGATTATTGTGGTTACAGCACTGATGATCGGGACCTGCGTCGCATTTTCCGGGACTATAGGATTTGTGGGACTGATTGTTCCGTATATCCTCAGATTGCTTTTTAAGTCGGATTATGTATTTATACTGCCGTTATCCGCTGTCTGCGGGAGTATTTTGCTGCTGACGGCAGATACGTTCAGCAGGAGCATTGTAGCTCCTTCGGAACTGCCAATCGGTATTCTCACAGCATTAATGGGAGGGCCTATTTTTATTGCCATACTGGTGAAATCCAAAAAATCATTGTCATGA